Proteins from a single region of Rhodothermales bacterium:
- a CDS encoding T9SS type A sorting domain-containing protein produces MAEPEPEPTTFTLEGNYPNPFNGSTSIQYVLPEAADVTLVVYDILGREVRLLLQAREEAGRHIHRFTADGLASGVYLYVLRTGTHVGVGKMLLVH; encoded by the coding sequence ATGGCGGAGCCGGAGCCCGAACCGACGACGTTCACCCTGGAGGGCAACTACCCAAATCCGTTCAACGGGTCGACCAGCATTCAGTATGTGCTCCCGGAAGCAGCCGATGTAACGCTCGTCGTATACGACATCCTCGGCCGCGAAGTACGGCTCCTGCTCCAGGCGCGCGAGGAAGCCGGCCGGCATATACATCGTTTCACGGCGGATGGGCTTGCGAGCGGCGTCTACCTGTACGTGCTGCGGACGGGCACCCACGTGGGCGTCGGCAAGATGCTGCTGGTGCATTAA